A region from the Acyrthosiphon pisum isolate AL4f chromosome A1, pea_aphid_22Mar2018_4r6ur, whole genome shotgun sequence genome encodes:
- the LOC100161201 gene encoding uncharacterized protein LOC100161201 precursor, with product MQFQMTFAVLAAVMCFAAAAPATEEVKSSAASTSAQSSVSGTDRSKRFVAIAAPYAAAPYVAAAPYAAAPYVAASPYAAAPYVAAAAPYVAAPYAAAPYALASPHAAPYVSSYTTYPYVAKTLASPYTYYP from the exons ATGCAATTCCAA ATGACTTTCGCAGTTCTCGCCGCGGTCATGTGCTTCGCCGCTGCCGCTCCCGCAACCGAAGAAGTCAAATCGTCGGCTGCTTCGACGTCGGCCCAATCTTCCGTTTCGGGCACCGATCGTAGCAAACGGTTCGTGGCCATCGCCGCACCGTACGCCGCTGCACCTTACGTGGCTGCCGCACCATACGCCGCCGCACCTTACGTGGCCGCTTCACCGTACGCCGCTGCACCTTACGTGGCTGCCGCCGCCCCATACGTGGCCGCTCCATACGCCGCCGCCCCTTACGCACTTGCTTCCCCACACGCCGCCCCGTACGTCTCATCGTACACCACTTACCCGTACGTAGCCAAGACCCTGGCTTCCCCGTACACGTACTACCCATGA
- the LOC100165633 gene encoding kinesin-like protein KIF19 isoform X1: protein MSPSTVQMQNPNGSPYNVSSAPEFRQEESTAVEEKLMVAVRIRPLSTNETDRSLYVVDSKTIVVEETEKERDDVLRQKRTGQKRYAFDVVFDEDSTQDEVYEKTTKSLVKDILVGFNATVFAYGATGSGKTHTMVGHGGETGIMVRAISDLFDIVSKNAYRYTVKMSYLEIYNENIRDLLNPASGFLELREDTSRNRNIQVTGLSEVVVVSIDEVMGLLHQGNRQRTVEPTGVNKTSSRSHALLSVTVCKASRTATAVRQGRLFMIDLAGSERASHTKNRGKRLKEGAHINRSLLALGNCINALSGGTNPRFVNYRDSKLTRLLRESLSGNCRTVMIAHVSSATSHKDETRNTLIYAARASGISHKVERNVLNVSFQVNQYRSVISDLRNEISRLRTKLDEGRTKSSSGQHSDTPVNQIRDQIVGTFREQMKLRRKLMDIDGHLLSLGVEAERQHQIISQWESRNNKLYCRRTSSQRRPNTKGSNNTSNTDSFDNDQLNMHQAWSDLSYIEHEQERYVALRSKTVSELDAVRQQAVALENNLPKRLDSETERELLSLICRVHELEADKMALQGERLVESYELRRRGDLLHKMHRQQRITDDIITKQRQIIEGQNMPLPTDLKELYRSYQQEIHANSYNTDVNALPLTSTMQSIDKSFEKATIDDQPEKNRTYTAESRVQPITPESRLCTTSSNESLAAGFDWEKDSGSLPPINQSTVVPHSRDEIPSPVPASVLFPPISNRFR from the exons ACTATCGTCGTCGAGGAAACCGAAAAAGAAAGAGATGACGTACTTCGGCAAAAAAGAACGGGACAAAAGCGTTATGCATTCGATGTAGTTTTCGATGAAGATTCCACTCAG GACGAAGTATACGAAAAGACGACGAAGAGCTTGGTGAAAGACATACTCGTCGGTTTTAACGCCACCGTGTTTGCGTATGGGGCGACGGGCAGCGGTAAGACACACACGATGGTTGGACACGGCGGCGAGACGGGCATCATGGTCCGAGCTATAAGCGATTTGTTCGACATTGTGAGCAAAAACGCTTACCGATACACG GTAAAAATGTCGTACTTAGAAATATACAACGAGAACATCCGGGACCTCCTGAATCCGGCGTCGGGTTTCCTGGAGCTCCGTGAAGACACGTCCAGGAACCGGAACATCCAAGTGACCGGGCTTTCGGAAGTCGTGGTGGTGTCCATAGATGAGGTGATGGGGCTGCTGCACCAGGGAAACCGGCAGCGGACGGTGGAGCCGACGGGCGTGAACAAAACGTCTTCCAGAAGTCACGCGCTGCTCAGCGTAACGGTGTGCAAGGCCTCCAGGACGGCGACGGCCGTGCGGCAAGGCAGGCTGTTCATGATCGACCTGGCGGGATCCGAGAGAGCCAGCCACACCAAG AACCGAGGAAAACGGTTAAAAGAAGGGGCACACATCAATAGGTCTCTGCTGGCCTTGGGGAACTGTATAAACGCCCTGAGTGGAGGAACGAACCCGCGATTCGTAAACTACCGTGACAGCAAACTTACCCGGTTGCTTCGTGAGTCCCTTAGTGGAAATTGTCGGACGGTAATGATCGCACACGTCAGCTCAGCGACGTCACATAAGGACGAGACCAGGAACACCTTGATCTACGCCGCCAG AGCCAGTGGTATTTCACACAAGGTCGAGCGGAACGTTTTGAACGTGTCGTTTCAGGTGAATCAGTATAGGTCAGTTATATCGGACCTACGTAACGAAATCTCACGGCTGAGAACGAAACTGGACGAGGGTCGGACAAAGTCTTCGAGCGGCCAGCACAGCGATACGCCTGTGAACCAGATAAGAGACCAGATTGTAGGCACGTTCCGCGAACAAATGAAGCTCAG GCGAAAGCTGATGGACATTGACGGACACTTGTTGTCGTTGGGCGTGGAGGCCGAACGACAACACCAAATAATCAGCCAATGGGAGTCGAGAAACAATAAACTGTACTGCCGGAGGACCAGTAGCCAGCGCAGGCCGAACACCAAGGGTTCCAACAACACTTCAA ACACGGATTCCTTTGACAACGACCAGCTAAACATGCACCAGGCGTGGTCGGACCTGAGTTACATTGAGCACGAACAGGAAAGGTACGTTGCGCTGAGGTCCAAAACAGTGAGCGAACTGGACGCGGTCCGTCAACAGGCAGTGGCCTTAGAGAAT AACCTTCCGAAACGTTTGGATTCGGAGACGGAACGCGAGCTGCTCTCGTTGATATGTCGTGTGCACGAATTGGAAGCCGACAAAATGGCGTTGCAAGGCGAACGGCTAGTCGAGTCATACGAGCTGCGCCGCAGAGGAGATCTGTTGCACAAGATGCACCGGCAACAGCGCATAACCGACGACATTATCACGAAACAGCGGCAAATCATCgaag GTCAAAACATGCCGTTACCGACTGATCTGAAAGAGCTGTACCGGTCGTACCAGCAAGAAATACACGCCAACTCGTACAATACGGACGTAAACGCTTTACCACTGACGTCTACCATGCAGTCAATCGACAagag TTTCGAGAAAGCAACCATCGACGACCAACCAGAAAAAAATCGGACGTATACCGCTGAAAGTCGCGTTCAGCCGATTACGCCGGAATCAAGACTATGCACGACCTCGAG CAACGAGAGCTTGGCTGCTGGCTTCGACTGGGAAAAGGACTCCGGAAGCTTGCCGCCTATCAATCAATCGACTGTTGTTCCACACTCCAGAGACGAAATTCCGTCGCCCGTTCCGGCTTCCGTGCTATTTCCCCCGATTTCCAATCGCTTTCGATAA
- the LOC100165633 gene encoding kinesin-like protein KIF19 isoform X2 has translation MSPSTVQMQNPNGSPYNVSSAPEFRQEESTAVEEKLMVAVRIRPLSTNETDRSLYVVDSKTIVVEETEKERDDVLRQKRTGQKRYAFDVVFDEDSTQDEVYEKTTKSLVKDILVGFNATVFAYGATGSGKTHTMVGHGGETGIMVRAISDLFDIVSKNAYRYTVKMSYLEIYNENIRDLLNPASGFLELREDTSRNRNIQVTGLSEVVVVSIDEVMGLLHQGNRQRTVEPTGVNKTSSRSHALLSVTVCKASRTATAVRQGRLFMIDLAGSERASHTKNRGKRLKEGAHINRSLLALGNCINALSGGTNPRFVNYRDSKLTRLLRESLSGNCRTVMIAHVSSATSHKDETRNTLIYAARASGISHKVERNVLNVSFQVNQYRSVISDLRNEISRLRTKLDEGRTKSSSGQHSDTPVNQIRDQIVGTFREQMKLRRKLMDIDGHLLSLGVEAERQHQIISQWESRNNKLYCRRTSSQRRPNTKGSNNTSNTDSFDNDQLNMHQAWSDLSYIEHEQERYVALRSKTVSELDAVRQQAVALENNLPKRLDSETERELLSLICRVHELEADKMALQGERLVESYELRRRGDLLHKMHRQQRITDDIITKQRQIIEGQNMPLPTDLKELYRSYQQEIHANSYNTDVNALPLTSTMQSIDKSNESLAAGFDWEKDSGSLPPINQSTVVPHSRDEIPSPVPASVLFPPISNRFR, from the exons ACTATCGTCGTCGAGGAAACCGAAAAAGAAAGAGATGACGTACTTCGGCAAAAAAGAACGGGACAAAAGCGTTATGCATTCGATGTAGTTTTCGATGAAGATTCCACTCAG GACGAAGTATACGAAAAGACGACGAAGAGCTTGGTGAAAGACATACTCGTCGGTTTTAACGCCACCGTGTTTGCGTATGGGGCGACGGGCAGCGGTAAGACACACACGATGGTTGGACACGGCGGCGAGACGGGCATCATGGTCCGAGCTATAAGCGATTTGTTCGACATTGTGAGCAAAAACGCTTACCGATACACG GTAAAAATGTCGTACTTAGAAATATACAACGAGAACATCCGGGACCTCCTGAATCCGGCGTCGGGTTTCCTGGAGCTCCGTGAAGACACGTCCAGGAACCGGAACATCCAAGTGACCGGGCTTTCGGAAGTCGTGGTGGTGTCCATAGATGAGGTGATGGGGCTGCTGCACCAGGGAAACCGGCAGCGGACGGTGGAGCCGACGGGCGTGAACAAAACGTCTTCCAGAAGTCACGCGCTGCTCAGCGTAACGGTGTGCAAGGCCTCCAGGACGGCGACGGCCGTGCGGCAAGGCAGGCTGTTCATGATCGACCTGGCGGGATCCGAGAGAGCCAGCCACACCAAG AACCGAGGAAAACGGTTAAAAGAAGGGGCACACATCAATAGGTCTCTGCTGGCCTTGGGGAACTGTATAAACGCCCTGAGTGGAGGAACGAACCCGCGATTCGTAAACTACCGTGACAGCAAACTTACCCGGTTGCTTCGTGAGTCCCTTAGTGGAAATTGTCGGACGGTAATGATCGCACACGTCAGCTCAGCGACGTCACATAAGGACGAGACCAGGAACACCTTGATCTACGCCGCCAG AGCCAGTGGTATTTCACACAAGGTCGAGCGGAACGTTTTGAACGTGTCGTTTCAGGTGAATCAGTATAGGTCAGTTATATCGGACCTACGTAACGAAATCTCACGGCTGAGAACGAAACTGGACGAGGGTCGGACAAAGTCTTCGAGCGGCCAGCACAGCGATACGCCTGTGAACCAGATAAGAGACCAGATTGTAGGCACGTTCCGCGAACAAATGAAGCTCAG GCGAAAGCTGATGGACATTGACGGACACTTGTTGTCGTTGGGCGTGGAGGCCGAACGACAACACCAAATAATCAGCCAATGGGAGTCGAGAAACAATAAACTGTACTGCCGGAGGACCAGTAGCCAGCGCAGGCCGAACACCAAGGGTTCCAACAACACTTCAA ACACGGATTCCTTTGACAACGACCAGCTAAACATGCACCAGGCGTGGTCGGACCTGAGTTACATTGAGCACGAACAGGAAAGGTACGTTGCGCTGAGGTCCAAAACAGTGAGCGAACTGGACGCGGTCCGTCAACAGGCAGTGGCCTTAGAGAAT AACCTTCCGAAACGTTTGGATTCGGAGACGGAACGCGAGCTGCTCTCGTTGATATGTCGTGTGCACGAATTGGAAGCCGACAAAATGGCGTTGCAAGGCGAACGGCTAGTCGAGTCATACGAGCTGCGCCGCAGAGGAGATCTGTTGCACAAGATGCACCGGCAACAGCGCATAACCGACGACATTATCACGAAACAGCGGCAAATCATCgaag GTCAAAACATGCCGTTACCGACTGATCTGAAAGAGCTGTACCGGTCGTACCAGCAAGAAATACACGCCAACTCGTACAATACGGACGTAAACGCTTTACCACTGACGTCTACCATGCAGTCAATCGACAagag CAACGAGAGCTTGGCTGCTGGCTTCGACTGGGAAAAGGACTCCGGAAGCTTGCCGCCTATCAATCAATCGACTGTTGTTCCACACTCCAGAGACGAAATTCCGTCGCCCGTTCCGGCTTCCGTGCTATTTCCCCCGATTTCCAATCGCTTTCGATAA
- the LOC100167662 gene encoding mitochondrial dicarboxylate carrier yields the protein MAANDKSKKFSRWYFGGIGSAGAACCTHPLDLLKVHLQTQQEGKLSVSRLAMKIIREQGVFSLYTGISASLCRQLSYSTVRFGIYEVGKQAMTNPGENIPFYKTVLLASAAGAAGGFVGTPADMINVRMQNDVKLPLEKRRNYKHAFDGFLRVWREEGFTRLFSGASTATMRAVLMTVGQLSFYDQVKQLLLSSGHFDDNSTTHFLSSLTAGAVATTLTQPLDVLKTRAMNAKPGEFSGTLDLVRYTAKLGPMGFFKGYVPAFVRLAPQTILTFVFLEQLRLNFGYYKA from the exons atggCAGCTAAcgataaaagtaaaaagttttcACGATGGTATTTTGGTGGTATTGGTTCGGCTGGTGCTGCATGTTGCACACATCCATTGGACTTACTCAAG GTACATTTACAAACACAACAAGAAGGTAAACTGTCCGTCAGCCGTTTGGCAATGAAAATCATCAGAGAACAAGGGGTATTCTCACTGTACACAGGTATTTCAGCGTCATTGTGTCGACAACTGTCATATTCAACTGTACGATTTGGAATATATGAG gTTGGGAAACAAGCAATGACCAACCCTGGTGAAAACATTCCGTTCTATAAAACGGTGCTATTGGCTTCTGCTGCTGGGGCAGCTGGTGGGTTTGTTGGAACCCCAGCTGATATGATTAATGTGCGAATGCAGAACGACGTAAAGTTACCACTGGAAAAACGCAGAAA TTACAAGCATGCTTTTGATGGTTTTTTACGTGTTTGGCGAGAAGAAGGGTTTACCAGATTGTTTTCGGGCGCATCAACAGCTACAATGCGTGCCGTTTTAATGACTGTTGGACAGTTATCATTCTATGATCAAGTGAAACAACTATTGTTATCATCTGGACATTTTGATGACAACTCTACTACACACTTTTTATCTAGTCTTACTGCT GGCGCTGTTGCAACAACCCTTACTCAACCGTTGGATGTGCTAAAAACTCGGGCAATGAACGCCAAACCAGGCGAATTTTCA GGTACACTTGATTTAGTTAGATATACTGCAAAGCTTGGACCAATGGGATTCTTTAAG GGTTACGTTCCAGCATTTGTGAGACTGGCTCCTCAAACAATTCTTACATTTGTCTTCTTGGAACAGTTACGATTGAACTTTGGTTACTATAAAGCATAA
- the ACYPI31067 gene encoding uncharacterized protein LOC103310224, giving the protein MSNVDVLEQLQLVLRPDMSDRRIVCVEEADTAKADMILSFYMWYVFTKTDLPVCMVGIRDTYGHYQNIGLKFHYNLLSMSNQKRFVFVESIMSIDGLVGCAQDLLKRYPTGSVYMVVDDISSLLLLGESLEDIVGFLMFSKHQPRLCLVIGCWKHKADESAKRLASAVSHLADIRVALAPLVTGFSNTATGTMRITTHESLFRIDDVSYLYKLADNGLKLTLNSGSVR; this is encoded by the coding sequence ATGTCCAACGTGGACGTTTTGGAGCAATTGCAACTGGTGCTCAGGCCCGACATGTCGGACCGGCGGATTGTGTGCGTTGAGGAGGCAGACACCGCCAAAGCGGACATGATCTTATCGTTTTACATGTGGTACGTGTTTACCAAGACTGACCTTCCCGTGTGTATGGTTGGTATCCGGGACACATATGGTCACTACCAGAACATAGGACTGAAGTTCCATTACAACCTGTTGTCGATGTCCAATCAAAAGCGATTTGTGTTTGTCGAGTCTATTATGTCCATTGATGGTCTGGTCGGCTGCGCGCAAGACCTACTAAAAAGATACCCTACTGGCTCTGTCTACATGGTAGTGGATGACATCAGTTCGCTATTGTTGTTGGGTGAGAGCCTTGAGGACATTGTTGGATTCCTGATGTTTTCCAAGCATCAACCGCGCCTTTGCTTAGTGATTGGCTGTTGGAAACATAAGGCTGATGAATCAGCTAAGAGGCTAGCATCTGCTGTGTCGCATCTGGCCGACATCAGAGTGGCACTGGCACCGTTAGTTACTGGATTTTCTAACACCGCAACAGGCACTATGAGGATCACTACACACGAATCACTGTTCCGCATAGACGATGTGTCTTACCTGTACAAGTTGGCTGACAATGGTCTTAAGTTAACGTTAAATTCAGGCTCTGTCAGATAA
- the LOC100160810 gene encoding diacylglycerol kinase epsilon isoform X2: MYLDTDDLVTSSIIAFLIAIVVFVFSIKAFRWLSPENYVADKSLSSHVWVEKPSYILSDPNACIVCETLTHGSKVRYCDNCEIFVDIGCVKKANKRICCKILSTNRPSKTFVHHWNKSLLIDVTCCVCSSDDDTDSVLGHFFQCIWCRRFLHENCITQFSQKCDFGIYRQYIIPPFCIKTSNRFKNISKQTIEKVIHPGWEKWTPLIIFANKKSGNNDGALIISHFRRLLNPIQVYDVIDCPPEKALDWLKTTQLECVFVLVAGGDGTVAGVLNSIHNLQLRIDPAVGIIPLGTGNDLSRVLGWGTSYSDSDCSGIVNSLDNISVVKLDRWKVKILSNVLKKIKITNTITMYNYLGIGLDAQITLNFHRTRKSPLYLFNSTLLNKVIYVGCGTQQFLEHQCKGLPDMIELYMDDKKIVLPDIESIVIVNIESWGAGVNLWKLGANDGNEYGAQFIDDGLLEVLGIRSSIHIAQLKMGIAEPIRIGQASVIRVKLLQKLPIQVDGEPWLQPKCEFVLKRCNQATVLKLSNII, from the exons ATGTATTTGGATACAGATGATTTAGTGACGTCCAGTATAATTGCATTTCTGATTGCAATTGTAGTTTTTGTCTTTAGTATTAAAGCGTTCAGATGGTTGTCTCCTGAAAATTATGTGGCTGACAAAAGTTTATCATCTCATGTATGGGTCGAAAAACCAAGTTACATATTAAGT gatcCAAATGCCTGTATTGTATGTGAAACATTGACACATGGATCGAAAGTTCGATACTGTGATAATTGTGAGATTTTCGTTGACATAGGCTGTGTAAAAAAAGCCAACAAACGAATATGCTGCAAAATTTTAAGCACCAATAGACCATCTAAGACTTTCGTACACCACTGGAACAAGt CTCTGTTAATTGATGTTACATGTTGTGTTTGTTCCTCTGATGATGACACTGATAGCGTTCttggacatttttttcaatgtatatgGTGTAGGAGATTTTTACACGAAAATTGTATTACTCAATTTAGTCAG aaatgtgaTTTTGGAATATatcgtcaatatattataccgccattttgtataaaaacaagtaatcgatttaaaaatatatccaagCAAACAATTGAAAAAGTTATTCACCCTGGTTGGGAAAAGTGGACACCTTTAATCATATTTG CAAACAAGAAATCTGGTAATAATGACGGAGCTCTAATAATTTCACATTTCCGGCGTTTACTAAATCCTATACAAGTGTATGATGTTATCGACTGCCCTCCAGAAAAAGCTTTAGATTGGTTAAAAACCACACAGCTGGAATGTGTTTTTGTCTTAGTTGCTGGTGGTGATGGTACAGTAGCTGGTGTATTAAACAGCATTCATAATTTGCAATTAAGA ATAGATCCCGCTGTAGGTATTATACCACTTGGTACAGGCAACGACTTGTCTAGAGTGTTGGGATGGGGAACTTCATACTCTGACTCTGATTGTTCCGGAATAGTGAACTCTCTTGATAATATTTCAGTTGTAAAATTAGATag ATGGAAAGTGAAAATTTTGTCAAATGTATTGAAgaagataaaaataacaaatactatcacaatgtacaattatttaggAATCGGTTTAGATGCTCAAATAACATTGAATTTTCATCGTACTAGAAAGTCACCATTATACTTATTCAATAGTACACTGTTGAATAAGGTGATATATGTAGGATGTGGTACACAACAATTTCTAGAACATCAGTGTAAAGGACTGCCTGATATGATTGAGTTATATATGgatgacaaaaaaatagttttaccaGATATAGAATCCATTGTAATTGTGAATATTGAATCTTGGGGTGCTGGCGTAAATTTATGGAAATTAGGAGCTAACGATGGTAATGAGTATGGTGCACAATTCATTGATGATGGATTGTTAGAAGTACTTGGCATACGATCTTCCATACATATTGCACAGCTAAAAATGGGAATTGCTGAACCCATTAGAATTGGTCAAGCATCTGTAATCAGA gtaaaattattacaaaaattaccaaTTCAGGTTGATGGTGAACCTTGGCTCCAACCAAAGTGTGAGTTTGTGCTTAAGCGGTGTAATCAAGCTACAGTTTTGAAGttgtcaaatataatttaa
- the LOC100160810 gene encoding diacylglycerol kinase epsilon isoform X1 — MKLYFSFTMYLDTDDLVTSSIIAFLIAIVVFVFSIKAFRWLSPENYVADKSLSSHVWVEKPSYILSDPNACIVCETLTHGSKVRYCDNCEIFVDIGCVKKANKRICCKILSTNRPSKTFVHHWNKSLLIDVTCCVCSSDDDTDSVLGHFFQCIWCRRFLHENCITQFSQKCDFGIYRQYIIPPFCIKTSNRFKNISKQTIEKVIHPGWEKWTPLIIFANKKSGNNDGALIISHFRRLLNPIQVYDVIDCPPEKALDWLKTTQLECVFVLVAGGDGTVAGVLNSIHNLQLRIDPAVGIIPLGTGNDLSRVLGWGTSYSDSDCSGIVNSLDNISVVKLDRWKVKILSNVLKKIKITNTITMYNYLGIGLDAQITLNFHRTRKSPLYLFNSTLLNKVIYVGCGTQQFLEHQCKGLPDMIELYMDDKKIVLPDIESIVIVNIESWGAGVNLWKLGANDGNEYGAQFIDDGLLEVLGIRSSIHIAQLKMGIAEPIRIGQASVIRVKLLQKLPIQVDGEPWLQPKCEFVLKRCNQATVLKLSNII, encoded by the exons ATGAAACTATatttttc ATTTACCATGTATTTGGATACAGATGATTTAGTGACGTCCAGTATAATTGCATTTCTGATTGCAATTGTAGTTTTTGTCTTTAGTATTAAAGCGTTCAGATGGTTGTCTCCTGAAAATTATGTGGCTGACAAAAGTTTATCATCTCATGTATGGGTCGAAAAACCAAGTTACATATTAAGT gatcCAAATGCCTGTATTGTATGTGAAACATTGACACATGGATCGAAAGTTCGATACTGTGATAATTGTGAGATTTTCGTTGACATAGGCTGTGTAAAAAAAGCCAACAAACGAATATGCTGCAAAATTTTAAGCACCAATAGACCATCTAAGACTTTCGTACACCACTGGAACAAGt CTCTGTTAATTGATGTTACATGTTGTGTTTGTTCCTCTGATGATGACACTGATAGCGTTCttggacatttttttcaatgtatatgGTGTAGGAGATTTTTACACGAAAATTGTATTACTCAATTTAGTCAG aaatgtgaTTTTGGAATATatcgtcaatatattataccgccattttgtataaaaacaagtaatcgatttaaaaatatatccaagCAAACAATTGAAAAAGTTATTCACCCTGGTTGGGAAAAGTGGACACCTTTAATCATATTTG CAAACAAGAAATCTGGTAATAATGACGGAGCTCTAATAATTTCACATTTCCGGCGTTTACTAAATCCTATACAAGTGTATGATGTTATCGACTGCCCTCCAGAAAAAGCTTTAGATTGGTTAAAAACCACACAGCTGGAATGTGTTTTTGTCTTAGTTGCTGGTGGTGATGGTACAGTAGCTGGTGTATTAAACAGCATTCATAATTTGCAATTAAGA ATAGATCCCGCTGTAGGTATTATACCACTTGGTACAGGCAACGACTTGTCTAGAGTGTTGGGATGGGGAACTTCATACTCTGACTCTGATTGTTCCGGAATAGTGAACTCTCTTGATAATATTTCAGTTGTAAAATTAGATag ATGGAAAGTGAAAATTTTGTCAAATGTATTGAAgaagataaaaataacaaatactatcacaatgtacaattatttaggAATCGGTTTAGATGCTCAAATAACATTGAATTTTCATCGTACTAGAAAGTCACCATTATACTTATTCAATAGTACACTGTTGAATAAGGTGATATATGTAGGATGTGGTACACAACAATTTCTAGAACATCAGTGTAAAGGACTGCCTGATATGATTGAGTTATATATGgatgacaaaaaaatagttttaccaGATATAGAATCCATTGTAATTGTGAATATTGAATCTTGGGGTGCTGGCGTAAATTTATGGAAATTAGGAGCTAACGATGGTAATGAGTATGGTGCACAATTCATTGATGATGGATTGTTAGAAGTACTTGGCATACGATCTTCCATACATATTGCACAGCTAAAAATGGGAATTGCTGAACCCATTAGAATTGGTCAAGCATCTGTAATCAGA gtaaaattattacaaaaattaccaaTTCAGGTTGATGGTGAACCTTGGCTCCAACCAAAGTGTGAGTTTGTGCTTAAGCGGTGTAATCAAGCTACAGTTTTGAAGttgtcaaatataatttaa